One genomic window of Gossypium hirsutum isolate 1008001.06 chromosome D11, Gossypium_hirsutum_v2.1, whole genome shotgun sequence includes the following:
- the LOC121223490 gene encoding L-type lectin-domain containing receptor kinase V.9, with protein sequence MMSCLIMLVLLFLLNLASSDINQGQFSFNGYLNIEGLADVDSSGLFKLTNSTTFTLGHIFYKNPIQFKNSTNGSVFSFSTTFIFAIASEYPNLSGHGLAFVISPNNRIPGGVSSQHLGLFNQSNNGDSSNHVVAVELDTFMNIEFEDIDHNHVGIDINSLISVVSAPAGYFTDEGKFINVSLKSGDPMQIWIEYNGVEMQLNVTLYPINLPRPKTPLLSLKKDLSPYMYDSMYVGFSSSTGHLISSHYILAWSFKMNGKADELDLSRLPKIPRHDNGGIKQLKKILAITLSFTGLTLVLVLVLGFVLISRKKRFMEILEDWEVQYGPHRFSYKDLFKATKGFKDKEILGRGGFGRVYKGVLPSSNIQIAVKRISHDSRQGMREFVAEIATIGRLRHPNLVRLLGYCRRKQELLLVYDYMPNGSLDKFLYHQPNSSLNWTQRFKIIKDVASALFYLHQQWVQVIIHRDIKPANVLIDSDMNPRLGDFGLAKLCDLGNDPQTSHVAGTLGYMAPELARAGKANTSTDIYAFGIFMLEVACGRKPIEPRAPPEETFLADWITDCWDKGDILATIDKRLEKRFVGQQAELVLKLGLLCSHPVAAARPSMSSVISYLDGIASLPDDLSSVIKAREFPTGSNEVDALNELTAERNTVASLTITEAFVSHGR encoded by the coding sequence atgATGTCTTGTTTGATCATGCTTGTGTTGCTTTTCCTCCTGAACCTTGCATCTTCAGATATCAATCAGGGTCAGTTCAGTTTCAATGGTTACTTGAATATTGAAGGACTTGCAGACGTAGATTCAAGTGGGCTCTTTAAACTAACTAATTCTACAACTTTTACACTAGGTCACATCTTCTACAAGAATCCAATCCAATTCAAGAACTCCACAAATGGTAGTGTTTTCTCTTTTTCCACCACATTCATTTTTGCAATTGCATCGGAATACCCTAATTTGTCTGGCCATGGATTAGCCTTTGTAATCTCGCCTAACAATAGAATTCCTGGAGGTGTTTCCAGCCAGCATCTTGGTCTTTTCAATCAATCAAACAACGGTGACAGCTCAAATCATGTTGTTGCGGTTGAGCTGGACACATTTATGAACATCGAATTCGAAGACATAGACCATAACCATGTTGGCATCGATATCAATAGCCTAATCTCGGTAGTATCTGCTCCTGCAGGGTATTTCACTGATGAAGGCAAGTTCATAAATGTCAGCCTTAAAAGCGGAGATCCAATGCAAATATGGATAGAATACAACGGGGTTGAGATGCAACTCAATGTTACGTTGTATCCCATCAATCTACCAAGGCCAAAAACCCCACTTTTATCCCTGAAAAAGGATCTGTCTCCTTATATGTATGACTCTATGTATGTCGGTTTCTCATCGTCCACCGGTCATCTTATATCCTCGCACTACATATTGGCTTGGAGTTTCAAGATGAATGGCAAAGCTGATGAGCTAGACTTGTCTCGCCTTCCAAAGATTCCACGACATGATAACGGAGGAATCAAGCAATTGAAGAAGATTTTGGCTATCACCCTTTCTTTCACAGGTCTCACTTTAGTCCTCGTATTGGTTTTGGGGTTTGTGTTGATCTCAAGGAAGAAGAGATTCATGGAGATTCTCGAGGATTGGGAGGTGCAGTACGGGCCTCATAGATTCTCTTATAAAGATCTATTCAAAGCAACAAAGGGGTTTAAAGACAAGGAAATTCTAGGGAGAGGTGGATTTGGTAGGGTGTATAAGGGTGTTTTACCCTCTTCCAACATACAAATTGCCGTCAAAAGGATCTCTCATGATTCAAGGCAAGGTATGAGGGAATTCGTGGCTGAGATTGCGACCATCGGTCGCCTCAGGCATCCGAATTTGGTTCGACTTCTCGGTTATTGCAGGCGCAAGCAGGAGTtgcttttggtttatgactacaTGCCTAATGGAAGCCTTGACAAGTTTCTTTACCACCAACCTAATAGCAGCCTTAATTGGACACAAAGGTTTAAGATCATCAAGGACGTAGCGTCCGCGTTGTTCTATCTGCACCAGCAATGGGTGCAAGTCATCATTCACAGAGATATCAAGCCTGCCAATGTGCTGATAGACAGTGACATGAACCCCCGACTAGGAGATTTCGGGCTGGCAAAGCTATGCGACCTTGGAAATGATCCTCAAACCTCGCATGTAGCAGGCACGCTTGGTTACATGGCTCCTGAGCTCGCAAGAGCCGGGAAAGCAAACACAAGCACTGATATATATGCATTTGGAATATTCATGCTTGAAGTTGCATGTGGTAGAAAGCCGATCGAACCACGAGCGCCACCAGAGGAAACATTTCTTGCTGATTGGATAACGGATTGCTGGGATAAAGGAGACATTTTGGCGACTATTGATAAGAGGTTGGAGAAGAGATTTGTGGGACAACAAGCTGAGTTGGTGTTGAAGCTTGGGTTGCTTTGCTCACACCCGGTTGCAGCCGCTAGGCCTAGCATGTCCAGCGTTATATCGTATTTGGACGGTATTGCTTCATTGCCCGATGACTTGAGCTCTGTTATCAAAGCTCGAGAATTCCCAACAGGATCAAATGAAGTGGACGCTCTTAATGAGCTAACAGCCGAGAGAAACACCGTTGCTTCATTAACAATTACAGAAGCATTTGTTTCTCACGGTAGGTGA
- the LOC121223286 gene encoding disease resistance protein RUN1 produces the protein MTRKSVVKHLSIVEILNKPILMDLFFEVEIVDRDDPKLEAGEEIAPELFTAIQQSWCSVIVFSRTYAFSSWCLEELAEIVKQHNNYGHKVFPIFYDVDPSDLRKQKEKVEEAFARHEERYKEDSEKIQRWRNALIQVAGIKGWHLNNRHESEFIIEIIKKISAKLCHPVTHSDLVGMTERLEDLYLKINIGENDVRIIGICGMGGIGKTTLARLAYNQMSHHFESKSFIADIREVSDKCGLVSLQKQLLSEIFHDECFEFFNVHEGNDIISHMLSRKKVLVVLDDVDNIQHLKCLVGRHDWFGLGSRIIVTTREEHLLRSWPVDDMYEPKTLNPKDALQLFSLKAFHSDTVPKGDFIELSYHVVKYAGGLPLALEILGCFLCGRDANQWRSAIERLKRDSNKEILDKLRISFDGPEEREKNIFLDIACFFNGKEKDFVMKVLDSCEFFPDIGIDVLIKKSLIKVDEHKYLWMHNLLQEMGRKIVREKCVDEPGKRCRL, from the exons ATGACGAGAAAATCCGTTGTGAAGCATTTATCTATTGTGGAAATACTGAACAAGCCAATCTTAATGGATCTATTTTTCGAGGTAGAAATCGTCGACAG GGATGATCCAAAGCTGGAGGCCGGCGAAGAGATTGCGCCAGAACTCTTTACAGCAATTCAGCAGTCCTGGTGTTCGGTAATCGTTTTTTCACGAACTTATGCCTTTTCAAGTTGGTGCTTGGAGGAGCTTGCTGAGATTGTTAAACAACATAACAACTACGGACATAAAGTGTTTCCAATTTTTTACGATGTTGATCCATCtgatttaagaaaacaaaaagagaaagtgGAAGAAGCCTTTGCTAGACATGAAGAGAGATACAAAGAAGATAGTGAGAAGATCCAAAGGTGGCGAAATGCTTTAATTCAAGTGGCTGGAATCAAGGGATGGCATTTAAATAACAg GCATGAATCAGAATTTATTATAGAGATTATTAAGAAGATATCAGCAAAACTATGTCACCCAGTTACTCATAGTGACTTGGTTGGAATGACTGAACGCTTGGAggatttatatttgaaaataaacattGGGGAAAATGATGTCCGCATTATAGGGATTTGCGGAATGGGTGGTATCGGTAAAACCACACTCGCAAGACTTGCTTATAATCAAATGTCACATCATTTTGAAAGTAAAAGCTTTATTGCTGATATTCGAGAAGTTTCAGACAAATGTGGATTAGTTTCTTTACAGAAACAACTTCTTTCGGAGATTTTTCATGATGAATGCTTCGAATTTTTCAATGTTCATGAAGGGAATGATATAATTAGTCATATGTTGTCTCGCAAAAAGGTTCTTGTTGTTCTTGATGATGTTGATAACATTCAACACTTAAAATGCTTGGTTGGAAGGCATGATTGGTTCGGATTAGGGAGTAGAATCATTGTAACAACAAGAGAAGAACATTTGCTTCGATCTTGGCCAGTTGATGATATGTATGAGCCCAAAACATTGAATCCCAAAGATGCGCTTCAACTTTTCAGTCTGAAAGCTTTTCATAGTGATACAGTGCCGAAAGGTGATTTCATTGAGCTTTCTTACCATGTTGTAAAATATGCTGGTGGGCTTCCGTTAGCTCTTGAAATTTTGGGTTGCTTTTTATGCGGTAGAGATGCGAATCAATGGAGAAGTGCAATTGAAAGACTTAAAAGAGATTCTAATAAAGAAATTCTCGATAAACTTCGAATTAGTTTTGATGGACCGGAAGAAAGGGAGAAGAATATATTTCTAGATATAGCATGCTTCTTCAATGGGAAGGAGAAAGATTTTGTAATGAAAGTATTGGATAGTTGTGAGTTTTTCCCAGATATTGGCATTGATGTTCTCATTAAAAAATCTCTCATAAAAGTCGATGAACACAAATATTTGTGGATGCATAACTTGTTGCAAGAAATGGGAAGAAAAATTGTTAGAGAAAAATGCGTTGATGAACCTGGAAAACGTTGCAGATTGTGA
- the LOC121223491 gene encoding disease resistance-like protein DSC1 isoform X2 yields MIIRESSKMLNLSADAFSKMKKLRLLKVLCLSNCDDLKFLSNELRLLDWKGCPLRSLPSSFQPENLIALLLPYSRIQQLWKGNRPLCKLKMMNLEGSQNLIKTPDFTTALNLEVLILEGCTKLVDVHPSIGVLKSLKLLNLRDCKSLRTLPTKIGMESLETLILSGCSSLIMFPEIDGKMEFLKTLDLSGCYRLESLLENLQQSKILEELDLSETSITEPPSFIFQLKNIKILSFNGCKGPSSKLRPSLPSLFKVLQGRRTNPMARMLPLLSGLSSLRELKLRYCNLCEGDIPSDISCLSSLTDLDLSGNNFISIPASLTRLSKLKSLKLSNCNMCALGEADIHGLSSLRYLYLRGNNFITIPLALTQLSRLEFLALSSCIKLKSLPELPTSVKDVRIDDCASLKVVASLSNVSNLVDLDFIRAINCFKLAENIKALTLLKRHLKGFANSRKRFEVIMPGSEIPEWFSQQRSDSSIKIPFRKDSECVGATAESNRLSKYLVEQASNLAEQTNNFELKKEENKLRKFERILMNKADFIHMLNNGIMPIHKPSNLLVKICIIIPNHHLLPLIH; encoded by the exons atgaTTATTAGGGAATCGAGCAAGATGCTCAACTTGAGTGCCGATGCCttctcaaaaatgaaaaaattgagaTTGCTCAAAGTGCTTTGCCTATCAAATTGTGATGATCTCAAATTTCTTTCTAATGAGCTACGGCTTTTAGATTGGAAAGGATGCCCTTTAAGATCGTTGCCTTCAAGCTTCCAACCGGAAAACCTTATTGCACTTCTTTTACCATATAGTCGCATTCAACAACTATGGAAGGGAAATAGA CCCTTGTGTAAGTTGAAAATGATGAACCTCGAAGGGTCCCAAAACCTGATCAAGACACCAGACTTCACAACAGCACTAAATCTTGAAGTTTTGATTTTGGAAGGTTGTACCAAATTAGTGGATGTTCATCCATCAATTGGAGTGCTTAAGAGCCTTAaacttttgaatttaagagaTTGCAAAAGTCTTAGGACTCTTCCGACCAAAATCGGAATGGAATCTCTTGAAACATTAATTCTTTCGGGTTGCTCAAGTCTTATAATGTTTCCGGAGATTGATGGGAAAATGGAATTTCTAAAAACTCTAGACCTTTCTGGTTGTTATAGACTTGAAAGTTTATTGGAGAATTTGCAGCAATCAAAGATTTTGGAAGAGCTCGACTTGAGTGAAACAAGTATAACAGAGCCACCATCCTTCATTTTTCagttgaaaaatattaaaattctatCTTTCAATGGGTGCAAAGGACCATCATCAAAGTTACGACCAAGTTTGCCTTCTCTTTTCAAGGTACTCCAAGGAAGAAGGACGAATCCCATGGCTCGGATGTTACCTTTGTTGTCAGGTTTGAGTTCATTAAGAGAGCTAAAACTAAGGTACTGCAATCTTTGTGAAGGAGATATTCCTAGTGATATTTCTTGCCTATCCTCCTTGACAGATCTTGATCTTAGTGGTAACAATTTCATCAGCATACCTGCATCTCTTACTCGACTCTCAAAGCTTAAGTCTCTTAAATTGTCAAATTGCAACATGTGCGCTCTTGGTGAAGCAGATATTCATGGTCTATCCTCTTTGAGATATCTTTATCTCAGGGGTAACAATTTCATCACCATTCCTTTGGCTCTTACTCAACTTTCCAGGCTTGAGTTTCTTGCATTATCAAGTTGCATAAAGCTTAAATCATTGCCTGAGCTACCAACAAGTGTAAAAGATGTGCGTATAGATGATTGCGCTTCACTTAAAGTAGTTGCAAGTCTATCAAATGTAAGCAATTTAGTGGATTTGGATTTCATTAGAGCCATTAACTGCTTCAAATTGGCTGAgaatatcaaagcattaacacTGCTGAAAAGACATCTTAAG GGATTTGCAAATTCAAGAAAAAGGTTTGAAGTTATTATGCCAGGAAGTGAAATCCCGGAATGGTTTAGCCAACAAAGAAGTGACTCTTCAATTAAGATCCCCTTTCGGAAAGATAGTGAATGTGTTGGTGCAACAGCAGAATCAAACAGACTCAGCAAGTATCTTGTCGAGCAAGCCTCGAATCTTGCTGAGCAAACAAACAATTtcgagttgaagaaagaagaaaataagctgaggaaatttgagagaatattgATGAACAAAGCTGATTTCATTCATATGTTGaacaatggcataatgccaatacataaaccaagcaatTTGCTTGTCAAAATCTGCATAATAATACCTAATcatcacctactaccactaatacattgA
- the LOC121223491 gene encoding disease resistance-like protein DSC1 isoform X3, which yields MLNLSADAFSKMKKLRLLKVLCLSNCDDLKFLSNELRLLDWKGCPLRSLPSSFQPENLIALLLPYSRIQQLWKGNRPLCKLKMMNLEGSQNLIKTPDFTTALNLEVLILEGCTKLVDVHPSIGVLKSLKLLNLRDCKSLRTLPTKIGMESLETLILSGCSSLIMFPEIDGKMEFLKTLDLSGCYRLESLLENLQQSKILEELDLSETSITEPPSFIFQLKNIKILSFNGCKGPSSKLRPSLPSLFKVLQGRRTNPMARMLPLLSDLDLSGNNFISIPASLTRLSKLKSLKLSNCNMCALGEADIHGLSSLRYLYLRGNNFITIPLALTQLSRLEFLALSSCIKLKSLPELPTSVKDVRIDDCASLKVVASLSNVSNLVDLDFIRAINCFKLAENIKALTLLKRHLKGFANSRKRFEVIMPGSEIPEWFSQQRSDSSIKIPFRKDSECVGATAESNRLSKYLVEQASNLAEQTNNFELKKEENKLRKFERILMNKADFIHMLNNGIMPIHKPSNLLVKICIIIPNHHLLPLIH from the exons ATGCTCAACTTGAGTGCCGATGCCttctcaaaaatgaaaaaattgagaTTGCTCAAAGTGCTTTGCCTATCAAATTGTGATGATCTCAAATTTCTTTCTAATGAGCTACGGCTTTTAGATTGGAAAGGATGCCCTTTAAGATCGTTGCCTTCAAGCTTCCAACCGGAAAACCTTATTGCACTTCTTTTACCATATAGTCGCATTCAACAACTATGGAAGGGAAATAGA CCCTTGTGTAAGTTGAAAATGATGAACCTCGAAGGGTCCCAAAACCTGATCAAGACACCAGACTTCACAACAGCACTAAATCTTGAAGTTTTGATTTTGGAAGGTTGTACCAAATTAGTGGATGTTCATCCATCAATTGGAGTGCTTAAGAGCCTTAaacttttgaatttaagagaTTGCAAAAGTCTTAGGACTCTTCCGACCAAAATCGGAATGGAATCTCTTGAAACATTAATTCTTTCGGGTTGCTCAAGTCTTATAATGTTTCCGGAGATTGATGGGAAAATGGAATTTCTAAAAACTCTAGACCTTTCTGGTTGTTATAGACTTGAAAGTTTATTGGAGAATTTGCAGCAATCAAAGATTTTGGAAGAGCTCGACTTGAGTGAAACAAGTATAACAGAGCCACCATCCTTCATTTTTCagttgaaaaatattaaaattctatCTTTCAATGGGTGCAAAGGACCATCATCAAAGTTACGACCAAGTTTGCCTTCTCTTTTCAAGGTACTCCAAGGAAGAAGGACGAATCCCATGGCTCGGATGTTACCTTTGTTGTCAG ATCTTGATCTTAGTGGTAACAATTTCATCAGCATACCTGCATCTCTTACTCGACTCTCAAAGCTTAAGTCTCTTAAATTGTCAAATTGCAACATGTGCGCTCTTGGTGAAGCAGATATTCATGGTCTATCCTCTTTGAGATATCTTTATCTCAGGGGTAACAATTTCATCACCATTCCTTTGGCTCTTACTCAACTTTCCAGGCTTGAGTTTCTTGCATTATCAAGTTGCATAAAGCTTAAATCATTGCCTGAGCTACCAACAAGTGTAAAAGATGTGCGTATAGATGATTGCGCTTCACTTAAAGTAGTTGCAAGTCTATCAAATGTAAGCAATTTAGTGGATTTGGATTTCATTAGAGCCATTAACTGCTTCAAATTGGCTGAgaatatcaaagcattaacacTGCTGAAAAGACATCTTAAG GGATTTGCAAATTCAAGAAAAAGGTTTGAAGTTATTATGCCAGGAAGTGAAATCCCGGAATGGTTTAGCCAACAAAGAAGTGACTCTTCAATTAAGATCCCCTTTCGGAAAGATAGTGAATGTGTTGGTGCAACAGCAGAATCAAACAGACTCAGCAAGTATCTTGTCGAGCAAGCCTCGAATCTTGCTGAGCAAACAAACAATTtcgagttgaagaaagaagaaaataagctgaggaaatttgagagaatattgATGAACAAAGCTGATTTCATTCATATGTTGaacaatggcataatgccaatacataaaccaagcaatTTGCTTGTCAAAATCTGCATAATAATACCTAATcatcacctactaccactaatacattgA
- the LOC121223491 gene encoding disease resistance-like protein DSC1 isoform X1 has translation MLNLSADAFSKMKKLRLLKVLCLSNCDDLKFLSNELRLLDWKGCPLRSLPSSFQPENLIALLLPYSRIQQLWKGNRPLCKLKMMNLEGSQNLIKTPDFTTALNLEVLILEGCTKLVDVHPSIGVLKSLKLLNLRDCKSLRTLPTKIGMESLETLILSGCSSLIMFPEIDGKMEFLKTLDLSGCYRLESLLENLQQSKILEELDLSETSITEPPSFIFQLKNIKILSFNGCKGPSSKLRPSLPSLFKVLQGRRTNPMARMLPLLSGLSSLRELKLRYCNLCEGDIPSDISCLSSLTDLDLSGNNFISIPASLTRLSKLKSLKLSNCNMCALGEADIHGLSSLRYLYLRGNNFITIPLALTQLSRLEFLALSSCIKLKSLPELPTSVKDVRIDDCASLKVVASLSNVSNLVDLDFIRAINCFKLAENIKALTLLKRHLKGFANSRKRFEVIMPGSEIPEWFSQQRSDSSIKIPFRKDSECVGATAESNRLSKYLVEQASNLAEQTNNFELKKEENKLRKFERILMNKADFIHMLNNGIMPIHKPSNLLVKICIIIPNHHLLPLIH, from the exons ATGCTCAACTTGAGTGCCGATGCCttctcaaaaatgaaaaaattgagaTTGCTCAAAGTGCTTTGCCTATCAAATTGTGATGATCTCAAATTTCTTTCTAATGAGCTACGGCTTTTAGATTGGAAAGGATGCCCTTTAAGATCGTTGCCTTCAAGCTTCCAACCGGAAAACCTTATTGCACTTCTTTTACCATATAGTCGCATTCAACAACTATGGAAGGGAAATAGA CCCTTGTGTAAGTTGAAAATGATGAACCTCGAAGGGTCCCAAAACCTGATCAAGACACCAGACTTCACAACAGCACTAAATCTTGAAGTTTTGATTTTGGAAGGTTGTACCAAATTAGTGGATGTTCATCCATCAATTGGAGTGCTTAAGAGCCTTAaacttttgaatttaagagaTTGCAAAAGTCTTAGGACTCTTCCGACCAAAATCGGAATGGAATCTCTTGAAACATTAATTCTTTCGGGTTGCTCAAGTCTTATAATGTTTCCGGAGATTGATGGGAAAATGGAATTTCTAAAAACTCTAGACCTTTCTGGTTGTTATAGACTTGAAAGTTTATTGGAGAATTTGCAGCAATCAAAGATTTTGGAAGAGCTCGACTTGAGTGAAACAAGTATAACAGAGCCACCATCCTTCATTTTTCagttgaaaaatattaaaattctatCTTTCAATGGGTGCAAAGGACCATCATCAAAGTTACGACCAAGTTTGCCTTCTCTTTTCAAGGTACTCCAAGGAAGAAGGACGAATCCCATGGCTCGGATGTTACCTTTGTTGTCAGGTTTGAGTTCATTAAGAGAGCTAAAACTAAGGTACTGCAATCTTTGTGAAGGAGATATTCCTAGTGATATTTCTTGCCTATCCTCCTTGACAGATCTTGATCTTAGTGGTAACAATTTCATCAGCATACCTGCATCTCTTACTCGACTCTCAAAGCTTAAGTCTCTTAAATTGTCAAATTGCAACATGTGCGCTCTTGGTGAAGCAGATATTCATGGTCTATCCTCTTTGAGATATCTTTATCTCAGGGGTAACAATTTCATCACCATTCCTTTGGCTCTTACTCAACTTTCCAGGCTTGAGTTTCTTGCATTATCAAGTTGCATAAAGCTTAAATCATTGCCTGAGCTACCAACAAGTGTAAAAGATGTGCGTATAGATGATTGCGCTTCACTTAAAGTAGTTGCAAGTCTATCAAATGTAAGCAATTTAGTGGATTTGGATTTCATTAGAGCCATTAACTGCTTCAAATTGGCTGAgaatatcaaagcattaacacTGCTGAAAAGACATCTTAAG GGATTTGCAAATTCAAGAAAAAGGTTTGAAGTTATTATGCCAGGAAGTGAAATCCCGGAATGGTTTAGCCAACAAAGAAGTGACTCTTCAATTAAGATCCCCTTTCGGAAAGATAGTGAATGTGTTGGTGCAACAGCAGAATCAAACAGACTCAGCAAGTATCTTGTCGAGCAAGCCTCGAATCTTGCTGAGCAAACAAACAATTtcgagttgaagaaagaagaaaataagctgaggaaatttgagagaatattgATGAACAAAGCTGATTTCATTCATATGTTGaacaatggcataatgccaatacataaaccaagcaatTTGCTTGTCAAAATCTGCATAATAATACCTAATcatcacctactaccactaatacattgA